Proteins encoded by one window of Archaeoglobus veneficus SNP6:
- a CDS encoding PaaI family thioesterase yields MDSDNVPDHGLNRKLLEVLQNDSFRQFLGAEIVEVREGYAKVEGVVKEEYTNFHGTAHGSYIAALADFALGIAANSDNVKRFAVTIKIDFLRPAFPGEKLTAKAFRTGGGRNLAFFEINVLRGDELVARGDAIVYGKERIVDSH; encoded by the coding sequence ATGGATTCCGATAATGTCCCGGATCACGGTTTGAACAGAAAACTGCTCGAGGTTCTGCAGAACGACTCTTTCAGACAATTTCTTGGTGCGGAGATTGTGGAGGTAAGAGAGGGCTACGCGAAAGTTGAGGGCGTCGTTAAGGAAGAATACACGAATTTCCATGGAACGGCCCACGGCTCGTACATCGCAGCCCTTGCAGACTTTGCTTTGGGAATTGCGGCGAATTCAGACAACGTCAAGAGGTTTGCTGTAACGATAAAGATAGACTTTCTCAGGCCAGCGTTTCCGGGTGAAAAGCTGACTGCAAAAGCCTTCAGGACAGGAGGTGGCAGAAACCTCGCATTCTTCGAGATAAATGTCCTGAGGGGCGACGAACTTGTAGCCAGAGGAGATGCGATAGTTTACGGGAAAGAGCGGATAGTGGATAGCCATTAA
- a CDS encoding single-stranded-DNA-specific exonuclease RecJ, whose amino-acid sequence MPMDGFLNHDFIKKMTQMGEMIKEYSGEHAVIVHHNDADGICSAAILSKLCELLDLSVNLICIEKVHSSIVETIHNRYEGEVVIYTDLAGLAAEMIDKVNDGRCTVWIIDHHPAKSVESETVFVFDPELFGVSGDTFVSASTLNYLLSACIHEKMKSYAYLAVIGSVGDYHDRSGGVLGFDRFVLDEAVDLGQAKIKIEGQKERYYIQFFDEFADVVAERLTTLGVVAYEKKGYRKGLKACFEGFDEETINEVEKLKEIRDKKFEEAIYMLRNGGLHIEKYSQWFHVGDIFSPMGVKAVGEFCQMIKDMVFLKEDRYILGFQNCPKYVPDIGEFEWDVVKLSGRVPLALEKRILMGQAPGLDVLIPAATEEVGGIADATHRIAAATLIDRGMEGYFIRAFEEAAEREFARLSKD is encoded by the coding sequence ATGCCGATGGATGGCTTCCTGAACCACGACTTCATCAAGAAGATGACCCAGATGGGAGAGATGATAAAAGAGTACTCCGGTGAACACGCCGTAATAGTTCACCACAACGACGCAGACGGTATATGCTCCGCTGCGATTCTATCCAAGTTGTGCGAACTTCTCGACCTCAGCGTTAATTTAATCTGCATCGAAAAGGTGCACTCCTCAATTGTAGAAACGATTCACAACAGGTACGAGGGAGAGGTGGTAATCTATACTGACCTTGCAGGACTTGCCGCCGAGATGATTGACAAGGTCAACGATGGCAGGTGCACTGTGTGGATTATCGACCACCACCCGGCAAAGTCTGTTGAAAGCGAAACCGTATTTGTGTTTGACCCCGAACTCTTCGGAGTCTCCGGAGATACGTTCGTCTCTGCATCCACGCTGAATTACCTGCTGAGCGCGTGTATACACGAAAAGATGAAGAGCTACGCGTACCTTGCAGTCATAGGCTCGGTTGGCGACTACCACGATCGCTCAGGCGGAGTTCTCGGCTTCGACAGGTTCGTGCTCGACGAGGCGGTAGATCTCGGGCAGGCAAAGATAAAAATCGAAGGACAAAAGGAGAGATACTACATCCAGTTTTTCGACGAGTTCGCTGATGTTGTTGCAGAAAGGCTGACCACGCTGGGTGTCGTTGCCTACGAGAAGAAGGGGTACAGGAAGGGGTTAAAAGCATGTTTTGAGGGATTCGACGAGGAGACTATCAATGAGGTCGAAAAGCTCAAGGAAATTAGAGACAAGAAGTTCGAAGAAGCAATATACATGCTGAGGAACGGCGGTTTGCACATTGAGAAGTACTCGCAGTGGTTCCACGTTGGAGACATCTTCTCTCCAATGGGTGTTAAGGCCGTTGGCGAGTTCTGCCAGATGATAAAAGACATGGTCTTCCTCAAGGAGGACAGGTACATCCTCGGATTCCAGAACTGCCCCAAGTACGTCCCAGACATCGGAGAGTTCGAGTGGGATGTGGTAAAGCTCAGTGGTAGGGTTCCACTGGCACTCGAAAAGAGGATCCTCATGGGCCAGGCTCCCGGACTGGATGTGCTTATTCCGGCTGCAACCGAGGAAGTTGGTGGAATTGCCGATGCAACCCACAGAATTGCCGCAGCAACGTTGATAGACCGAGGAATGGAAGGGTATTTCATCAGGGCGTTCGAAGAGGCTGCGGAGAGGGAGTTCGCCAGGCTCAGCAAGGACTGA
- the cca gene encoding CCA tRNA nucleotidyltransferase has translation MSGTAEMSLEEVIRQALPLVLPDEEERRKAKEAEEELKKRLEEVVKPPLEFRFLGSYARNTWLKGSLEIDVFILFPEDTPKEELEQKGLEIGKAVVDEYELRYAAHPYVHGRVKGVEVDVVPCYRLRSPEKIKSAVDRTPFHHEWLKDRVKGKENDVRLLKSFLKAGGIYGAEYKVRGFSGYLCELLIVFYGSFIDVVRNAVKWTRNTVIDVAGGKVYRKKGLENILVIDPVDEKRNVAANLSVDNLARFVERCRDFLESPAIDFFIPEKPKVPDVEVLREELERRAIYAVEFEKPDIVEDNLYPQLERACKRVHEFLERNGFMPLRSSFFAGSKCYLFFEVGVRELSAILKRIGPPFEEEEHVKKFLRKRRKYAAFIEGGRYWVYSERSYISAREAIEDFIRKEWKSMGKNVGEMLSKGFKVLKGVELLEFEDPVFLASFMALSRKLRG, from the coding sequence ATGAGTGGAACTGCAGAAATGAGCCTTGAAGAAGTTATCAGGCAGGCGTTACCCCTCGTTCTGCCCGACGAGGAGGAGCGGAGGAAGGCGAAAGAGGCTGAAGAGGAGCTAAAAAAGAGGCTTGAGGAAGTAGTTAAGCCACCTCTTGAATTCAGATTTCTCGGCAGCTACGCAAGAAACACTTGGCTAAAAGGCAGCCTGGAGATAGACGTTTTCATACTCTTTCCGGAGGACACGCCGAAGGAGGAACTTGAGCAGAAAGGCCTCGAGATAGGAAAGGCTGTCGTAGATGAATACGAGTTGCGTTACGCAGCCCATCCATACGTTCATGGCAGGGTCAAAGGCGTGGAGGTTGACGTAGTTCCGTGCTACAGGCTGAGAAGCCCGGAAAAAATAAAGTCGGCTGTCGATAGAACTCCGTTCCACCACGAGTGGCTCAAAGATAGAGTTAAAGGGAAGGAAAACGATGTAAGACTGCTAAAAAGCTTCCTCAAGGCAGGCGGAATATATGGTGCTGAGTACAAGGTTAGGGGCTTCTCCGGCTACCTCTGCGAACTGCTGATTGTTTTCTACGGCTCTTTCATCGATGTGGTGAGAAATGCAGTAAAATGGACGAGGAACACGGTAATAGACGTGGCGGGAGGTAAAGTATACAGGAAGAAGGGGCTCGAGAACATACTTGTAATCGACCCCGTTGACGAAAAGAGGAACGTTGCGGCAAACTTAAGCGTCGATAACCTCGCGAGATTCGTTGAAAGATGCAGAGATTTTCTCGAATCTCCAGCTATCGATTTCTTCATTCCAGAGAAGCCCAAAGTCCCCGATGTAGAGGTGCTAAGGGAAGAGCTTGAAAGGCGGGCGATTTACGCAGTCGAGTTCGAGAAACCTGACATAGTCGAGGACAACCTGTACCCTCAGCTCGAGAGAGCATGCAAGAGAGTACACGAGTTTTTGGAGCGTAACGGTTTCATGCCTCTGCGCTCGTCGTTCTTCGCTGGCAGTAAGTGTTACCTGTTTTTTGAAGTGGGTGTTAGAGAGCTGTCGGCAATTTTGAAACGCATAGGCCCACCCTTCGAAGAGGAAGAGCACGTAAAGAAGTTTTTGAGGAAGAGAAGGAAGTATGCTGCATTTATTGAAGGAGGGCGGTACTGGGTTTACTCGGAACGAAGCTACATTTCCGCCAGAGAGGCGATAGAGGATTTCATCAGGAAGGAGTGGAAGTCTATGGGTAAGAACGTTGGAGAAATGCTTTCAAAAGGTTTCAAAGTTCTGAAAGGCGTGGAACTCCTCGAATTCGAAGACCCTGTTTTTCTCGCGTCTTTCATGGCGCTGTCGCGGAAGTTGAGGGGGTAG
- a CDS encoding glycerol-3-phosphate dehydrogenase/oxidase → MAEVSKRLNNVAGKVDLLVVGGGITGAGIALDAASRGLKVVLVEKGDFASGTSSASSKLIHGGFRYLKSRDFRLVFEALHERGLLLKLAPGLVKPLPFLIPVYGGGFKHIKKLIQWVFAPEKITMMELVKAPLALRAAVFLYDLLAGREKIKKHRILSKEDVLRVEPELNPRGLKSGAIYWDAFGLDFRLTLSIVKKARDYGAICVNYAKVVEFLRENCTVVGARVRDRLSGEEFDLFARKVVVAAGPWADIVRTKAGIERRVLRPTKGSHIVVSRDRLSIRNAVVMEAIDGRLTFAIPWDDTVIIGTTEIEFYESPDEARITKEEVDYLLEVANRYFPSANLGYDDILSTYSGVRPLIDVRGLSATDVSREHRIVEENGMITIAGGKLTTYRVMAKDVVDRVVKDLGVEKECTTHSIRLKEPCREEDIDIDDIDVRKHLSEIYSREEVERIVQMVKENPSLGERILPEYPHIWAEVTFAVTQEFAVRLSDVIIRRLGLYFKSPDGELARRIAEHMGEILGWDAQRIEKEVREYLKEVKKNMEWRE, encoded by the coding sequence GTGGCTGAAGTGAGCAAGAGACTAAATAACGTTGCTGGCAAAGTAGACCTGCTCGTCGTTGGCGGCGGGATTACTGGGGCTGGCATTGCCCTCGATGCAGCGTCGAGAGGTTTGAAAGTAGTTCTCGTCGAAAAAGGGGACTTCGCCAGTGGAACGAGCAGCGCGTCATCGAAGCTAATTCATGGTGGCTTCAGATATCTAAAAAGCCGGGACTTCAGACTCGTTTTTGAGGCGCTACACGAGAGGGGACTATTGCTGAAGTTAGCGCCGGGACTCGTGAAACCGCTTCCATTTCTGATTCCGGTTTATGGTGGCGGTTTTAAACACATCAAGAAACTCATCCAGTGGGTTTTTGCCCCAGAAAAGATCACGATGATGGAACTCGTGAAGGCTCCACTTGCCCTCAGAGCAGCAGTGTTTCTCTACGACCTGCTCGCTGGCAGAGAGAAGATAAAGAAGCACAGGATTCTGAGCAAAGAGGACGTGCTCAGAGTTGAACCCGAGCTAAACCCCAGAGGACTGAAGAGCGGGGCAATTTACTGGGATGCGTTCGGCCTCGATTTCAGGCTGACGCTGAGTATAGTAAAGAAGGCCAGAGACTATGGAGCGATTTGTGTTAACTATGCGAAAGTGGTCGAGTTTTTGAGGGAAAACTGTACTGTCGTTGGTGCAAGGGTTAGAGACAGACTGAGCGGTGAAGAGTTCGATTTGTTTGCAAGGAAGGTTGTAGTCGCTGCTGGCCCGTGGGCGGACATCGTTAGAACAAAGGCGGGAATAGAGCGGCGCGTGCTCAGGCCGACCAAAGGCTCACACATCGTGGTCTCGAGAGATAGGCTGAGCATAAGAAATGCTGTGGTCATGGAGGCAATTGACGGAAGGCTAACGTTCGCCATACCCTGGGACGATACTGTAATCATCGGGACGACCGAAATAGAGTTCTACGAATCTCCGGATGAGGCGAGGATTACGAAAGAGGAAGTCGATTACCTGCTTGAAGTAGCCAATCGCTATTTTCCCTCAGCCAATCTCGGTTATGATGATATACTGTCCACGTACTCTGGTGTCAGGCCGCTGATTGATGTGAGGGGGCTTAGCGCCACCGACGTTTCGAGGGAGCACAGGATTGTGGAGGAGAATGGAATGATCACAATTGCTGGCGGGAAGCTGACGACGTATCGCGTAATGGCGAAAGACGTTGTCGATAGGGTCGTGAAGGATTTGGGTGTGGAAAAGGAGTGCACGACACATTCCATCAGGCTGAAGGAGCCGTGCAGAGAAGAAGATATCGACATTGACGATATAGACGTCAGAAAACACCTATCTGAGATTTACAGCAGAGAAGAGGTTGAAAGAATCGTGCAGATGGTAAAAGAGAATCCGAGTCTTGGTGAAAGGATTTTGCCGGAGTATCCACACATATGGGCAGAGGTTACGTTTGCTGTAACGCAAGAGTTTGCTGTAAGACTTTCCGACGTTATTATCAGGCGTCTCGGCCTTTATTTTAAATCACCTGATGGAGAACTTGCGAGGCGAATTGCAGAGCATATGGGTGAAATTTTGGGCTGGGATGCACAGCGCATTGAGAAAGAGGTGAGGGAATACCTGAAAGAAGTTAAAAAGAACATGGAATGGCGAGAATAG
- the thpR gene encoding RNA 2',3'-cyclic phosphodiesterase — MMRLFIAVDMSDEVRERIASLEGILKKYRGLKPVENHNIHITLRFLGEVPEVRVGVIKDRLSRIYFPPFKMHLKGIGFFPNANHVRVVWVGVEEGKEEITKLANAVGSEMKKLGFKEDKPFVAHATIARIKRLTPDERRKLLEELNNVEDDFGWMSVEDFRLKKSTLTPKGPIYDDVEIYPLREKE; from the coding sequence ATGATGAGACTCTTCATTGCCGTAGATATGAGCGATGAAGTGAGGGAAAGAATTGCTTCACTCGAGGGCATTCTGAAAAAGTACCGGGGCTTGAAGCCCGTCGAGAACCACAACATCCACATCACCCTCAGGTTCCTTGGGGAAGTGCCAGAAGTGAGAGTTGGAGTCATAAAAGACAGACTCTCGAGGATATACTTCCCTCCGTTCAAGATGCACCTTAAGGGAATCGGTTTCTTCCCAAATGCAAACCACGTGCGAGTAGTATGGGTGGGCGTGGAAGAGGGCAAAGAAGAAATTACAAAGCTCGCAAATGCTGTTGGCAGCGAAATGAAAAAACTCGGTTTTAAAGAGGACAAGCCGTTTGTTGCCCACGCGACAATTGCGAGGATTAAGCGGTTAACGCCGGATGAGCGGAGAAAGTTGCTCGAAGAGCTAAATAACGTGGAAGACGACTTCGGGTGGATGTCCGTTGAGGACTTCAGGCTCAAGAAGAGCACCTTAACTCCAAAAGGCCCAATTTATGATGATGTGGAGATATACCCGCTGAGGGAGAAGGAATGA
- the leuS gene encoding leucine--tRNA ligase, translating into MHDVNFREIEKKWQKKWEESGIFNAEPDSRPKFFLTIPYPYLNGNLHAGHTRTFTIGDAVARYKRMLGYNVLYPLGFHVTGTPIIGLAELIAKKDERTIKVYTEYHDVPLDVLLTLKTPEKIVEYFSQEALKALKSIGYSIDWRRCFTTTDEEYQRFIEWQYWKLKDKGLVVKGTHPVRYCPHDANPVEDHDLLMGENATIVDFTVIKFYLDEEGIVFPCATLRPETVFGVTNIWLKPTTYVLARVNGETWFVSKEAYEKLTYTEKQVELIKEVDAKQYIGKLVKNPVTGTKVPILPAEFVDTDNATGVVMSVPAHAPYDYIAIEELKKNEEVLKEFGIDKSVVEAIQPIVLIKVEGEDGEGIPAKQIVEEMGIKSQKETEKLDKATKILYKKEFHKGVLLEITGSYAGMKVSEVKDRIQNDFISRGIGDIFYEFSEKPVVCRCGTKCVVKVVKDQWFLNYSNPEWKGRVLNWLEKMAIIPDYYKEEFRNKIEWLKDKACARRKGLGTRIPWDKEWLIESLSDSTIYMAYYILAKFINAGKLKAENITPELLDYVFLGEGNAEEAAKSAGIPKELVEEMRKDFTYWYPVDLRSSGKDLVANHLLFFLFHHVAIFSEEYWPRAIAVNGYVSLEGKKMSKSKGPLLTMKRAVEENGADVTRMYILYAAEYDSDADWRKKDVESLASHLKRFYNLAEEYYRKDVKEPSRLDRWLVSRLQRAIKETREAMDRLQTRRAVNTAFFEMLADVRWYLRRGGDNLAIIFDDWLKLLAPFAPHICEEIWHWKHDSFISLESYPEYDESKVDREAEAVEEYVKSVLEDIKEVLKFVEAKKVYLAPAEEWKKEVAEMAVKAGNMKDAMKTIMADERFKGMAKEVSSFVKRVFREMKEGVAVAELNEEEVLKENAEFFRRELGVEVVVDAEEVPEEKRKAAMPGKPAIYAVQ; encoded by the coding sequence ATGCATGACGTTAACTTCAGGGAGATAGAGAAAAAATGGCAGAAAAAGTGGGAGGAAAGCGGAATTTTCAACGCTGAGCCAGACTCAAGGCCGAAGTTTTTCCTTACAATTCCATATCCTTACCTTAACGGGAATTTGCACGCAGGACATACAAGAACCTTCACGATAGGAGATGCTGTTGCGCGCTATAAACGAATGCTCGGCTACAACGTGCTCTATCCCCTCGGCTTCCACGTTACCGGTACGCCCATAATCGGATTAGCCGAGCTGATTGCGAAGAAAGATGAAAGAACGATTAAGGTTTATACAGAGTATCACGACGTCCCGCTGGACGTCCTGCTGACCCTTAAAACGCCGGAGAAGATAGTCGAGTATTTCTCCCAGGAAGCTCTCAAAGCCCTGAAGTCAATAGGCTACTCAATTGACTGGCGGAGGTGCTTCACAACCACAGACGAGGAATACCAGCGCTTCATAGAGTGGCAGTACTGGAAGCTGAAGGACAAAGGGCTTGTTGTAAAGGGCACGCATCCAGTTCGTTACTGCCCCCACGATGCAAACCCCGTTGAGGATCACGACCTACTCATGGGTGAGAACGCGACGATTGTTGATTTCACAGTAATCAAGTTCTACCTGGATGAGGAAGGTATTGTATTTCCATGTGCTACGCTTAGGCCTGAAACTGTCTTCGGCGTCACCAACATATGGCTCAAGCCCACAACCTACGTACTTGCAAGGGTAAACGGCGAAACGTGGTTCGTAAGCAAAGAAGCGTATGAAAAGCTGACGTACACAGAAAAACAGGTGGAACTTATTAAAGAGGTCGATGCAAAGCAGTACATCGGCAAGCTCGTGAAGAACCCCGTTACTGGGACAAAAGTTCCCATTCTGCCTGCTGAATTCGTCGATACTGACAACGCAACCGGAGTTGTGATGAGCGTACCAGCTCACGCTCCCTATGACTACATTGCCATTGAGGAGCTGAAGAAGAACGAAGAGGTTCTGAAAGAATTTGGCATCGATAAGAGCGTTGTTGAGGCTATTCAGCCTATTGTTCTCATAAAAGTCGAGGGTGAGGATGGAGAAGGCATCCCGGCAAAACAGATCGTTGAAGAGATGGGGATAAAGAGCCAGAAAGAGACAGAGAAACTCGATAAGGCGACGAAGATCCTTTACAAGAAGGAGTTCCACAAGGGTGTCCTCCTCGAGATTACGGGCAGTTACGCGGGAATGAAGGTCTCCGAAGTGAAGGATAGAATACAGAACGATTTCATAAGCAGAGGTATTGGAGACATCTTCTACGAATTCAGTGAGAAACCTGTAGTTTGCAGATGCGGAACGAAGTGCGTCGTGAAGGTTGTGAAAGACCAGTGGTTCCTCAACTATTCCAATCCGGAGTGGAAGGGTAGAGTCCTCAACTGGCTGGAGAAGATGGCCATAATTCCGGACTACTACAAGGAGGAGTTCAGAAACAAGATAGAGTGGCTGAAGGACAAGGCGTGTGCTCGCAGAAAGGGACTTGGGACGCGCATACCCTGGGACAAGGAGTGGCTGATAGAGAGTCTTTCAGATTCAACAATCTACATGGCCTACTACATCCTCGCAAAGTTCATCAACGCCGGAAAGCTTAAGGCTGAAAACATAACGCCCGAACTCCTCGACTACGTCTTTCTTGGTGAGGGTAACGCCGAGGAGGCTGCTAAATCAGCGGGAATTCCAAAAGAGCTCGTTGAGGAGATGAGGAAAGACTTCACCTACTGGTATCCTGTTGATCTCCGAAGCTCGGGTAAAGACCTCGTCGCGAACCACCTTCTCTTCTTCCTCTTCCACCACGTGGCAATATTCAGCGAAGAGTACTGGCCGAGAGCTATAGCGGTGAACGGCTACGTCAGTCTCGAAGGAAAGAAGATGAGCAAGAGCAAGGGTCCGCTGCTCACGATGAAGAGGGCTGTCGAGGAGAACGGAGCAGACGTTACGAGGATGTACATTCTCTATGCTGCCGAATACGACAGCGATGCTGACTGGAGAAAGAAGGATGTCGAAAGTCTCGCTTCCCATCTGAAGAGGTTCTACAACCTGGCTGAAGAGTACTACAGGAAAGACGTAAAGGAGCCAAGCAGACTCGACAGGTGGCTCGTTAGCAGGCTTCAGAGGGCTATAAAGGAGACGAGAGAAGCGATGGACAGACTGCAGACGAGGAGAGCTGTAAACACGGCATTTTTTGAAATGCTGGCTGACGTAAGGTGGTATCTAAGAAGAGGTGGCGACAACCTGGCAATCATCTTCGACGACTGGCTAAAGCTCCTCGCCCCATTCGCCCCGCACATATGCGAGGAGATATGGCACTGGAAGCACGACTCCTTCATAAGTCTCGAAAGCTATCCGGAGTACGACGAATCGAAGGTGGACAGAGAGGCAGAAGCGGTGGAGGAGTACGTTAAAAGTGTGCTTGAGGATATCAAGGAAGTACTGAAGTTCGTCGAGGCGAAGAAAGTATACCTTGCACCGGCTGAAGAGTGGAAGAAAGAAGTGGCAGAGATGGCCGTGAAGGCTGGAAACATGAAGGATGCAATGAAAACGATAATGGCCGACGAGAGGTTCAAAGGGATGGCAAAGGAAGTTTCCTCATTCGTCAAGAGAGTGTTCAGAGAGATGAAAGAGGGCGTTGCAGTTGCAGAACTCAACGAGGAAGAGGTACTGAAAGAGAATGCCGAATTCTTCAGAAGAGAACTTGGTGTTGAAGTCGTCGTTGATGCGGAGGAGGTTCCAGAGGAGAAGAGAAAAGCTGCGATGCCGGGGAAGCCTGCGATATACGCGGTTCAGTAG
- a CDS encoding epoxyqueuosine reductase, with translation MEEKVREWIENFILEYSRSTGVNLWREPLVGFADSSDNAFEKLRTVVSEHHLIPEDALSGARSVIVYFIPFRREVVESNVKGKHASRLWATAYIKTNRLISEINRYVARKLEVYGYESLVLPPTHNFDEQRLVSDWSHKHVAYIAGLGTFGHHTMLITAEGCCGRLGSLITRAEFEPGETIKEEYCLYKRGSECLACVRRCRFQALMADGFNRKRCYEVCLENDRFYSDLPLTDVCGKCACGVPCSFGVPCDSR, from the coding sequence ATGGAAGAAAAAGTCAGAGAGTGGATTGAGAACTTTATTCTTGAATACTCGCGGAGCACGGGAGTTAACTTGTGGAGAGAGCCGTTGGTGGGCTTTGCAGATTCGTCAGATAACGCATTCGAAAAGCTGAGGACCGTGGTTTCCGAACATCACCTGATTCCAGAGGATGCGCTCAGCGGGGCGAGGAGCGTTATTGTGTACTTTATACCCTTCAGAAGAGAGGTAGTGGAGAGCAACGTTAAGGGGAAGCACGCGTCGAGGCTGTGGGCAACCGCATACATCAAAACAAACAGGCTTATTTCGGAGATCAACAGGTACGTCGCAAGGAAGCTCGAAGTGTACGGATACGAATCTCTTGTCCTCCCGCCCACGCACAACTTTGACGAGCAGAGGCTTGTGAGCGACTGGAGCCACAAGCACGTCGCCTACATAGCTGGCCTTGGGACTTTCGGCCACCACACCATGCTGATCACTGCAGAGGGCTGCTGCGGCAGGCTTGGAAGCTTAATAACGCGGGCAGAGTTCGAGCCAGGAGAAACGATTAAGGAAGAGTACTGTCTTTACAAAAGAGGCTCTGAGTGCCTCGCATGCGTGAGGAGATGCAGGTTTCAGGCTTTGATGGCTGATGGCTTCAACAGGAAAAGATGCTACGAAGTCTGTCTGGAGAACGACAGATTCTACAGCGATTTGCCCCTCACGGACGTCTGTGGCAAGTGTGCATGTGGAGTTCCGTGTTCATTCGGGGTTCCATGCGATTCTCGTTGA
- a CDS encoding pyruvoyl-dependent arginine decarboxylase: MSETTGIRITASGCNYAQKSGDLTVSHPLKLVPRKVFFTKGVGSHEDALVSFELALRDAGIEKFNLVPVSSIYPPGCEIVEQEDGLKELSPGQIVFCVMARETSNEEGKEIFASIGAAIPSDPSLNGYITEYHGYRNGEEDMGRYAEEMAAYMLRTAFEIEPAKTFSVTARAVVEKDKYTTVVAAAVFVI, encoded by the coding sequence ATGAGCGAAACAACTGGTATCAGGATAACAGCCTCTGGATGCAATTACGCTCAAAAGAGTGGGGACTTGACAGTATCACATCCTCTAAAACTGGTGCCAAGGAAGGTATTCTTCACGAAAGGTGTGGGTAGCCACGAGGATGCTCTGGTTAGCTTTGAGCTTGCCTTGAGAGATGCGGGGATTGAAAAGTTCAACCTCGTTCCGGTAAGCAGCATCTACCCACCAGGATGCGAGATTGTAGAGCAGGAAGACGGCCTCAAAGAGCTCAGTCCCGGGCAGATTGTATTCTGCGTAATGGCAAGGGAGACGAGTAACGAAGAGGGGAAGGAAATCTTTGCAAGTATCGGGGCAGCGATTCCATCTGACCCCAGCCTTAACGGATACATCACCGAGTATCACGGCTACCGCAATGGGGAGGAGGATATGGGCAGGTATGCCGAAGAGATGGCTGCATACATGCTCAGAACGGCGTTCGAAATCGAACCAGCGAAGACATTCAGCGTTACCGCCAGAGCAGTAGTGGAGAAAGATAAGTATACCACCGTGGTTGCTGCGGCTGTTTTCGTGATTTAA
- a CDS encoding aspartate/glutamate racemase family protein — MKTIGLIGGMSWESTLEYYRIINETVKEKLGGLHSAKCIIYSVDFEEIEKLQHEGKWKELTEVMIDAAQRLEKAGADFVIICTNTMHKVAEEVQEGISIPLLHIADVTAEKIKEKGLRNVGLLGTKFTMEEDFYKKKLGESGIEVIIPEEDERVVVHSVIYNELCQGIIRQESKERFKEIIGNLVSKGAEGIVLGCTEIPLLIKQEDVDVPVFDTTTIHAKSAVEFAMR; from the coding sequence ATGAAAACAATTGGTCTCATCGGAGGAATGAGCTGGGAATCGACACTCGAGTATTATAGAATCATAAATGAAACTGTAAAAGAAAAGTTGGGCGGGCTCCATTCTGCTAAATGTATTATCTACTCCGTTGATTTTGAGGAGATTGAAAAATTGCAGCACGAAGGAAAATGGAAGGAACTCACAGAAGTAATGATTGATGCAGCACAAAGGTTAGAAAAGGCAGGTGCTGATTTTGTAATTATCTGTACGAATACGATGCACAAGGTGGCGGAAGAAGTACAGGAGGGCATCAGTATTCCCTTGCTCCATATCGCAGACGTAACTGCTGAGAAAATTAAAGAAAAAGGATTGAGAAATGTTGGCTTACTTGGAACCAAATTTACCATGGAAGAAGACTTCTACAAGAAAAAGTTAGGAGAGAGCGGCATTGAAGTAATAATCCCTGAGGAAGACGAGAGGGTAGTAGTCCACAGTGTCATCTACAACGAACTGTGCCAGGGGATCATAAGGCAGGAATCTAAGGAGAGGTTTAAGGAAATCATTGGGAATCTCGTGTCTAAGGGCGCGGAAGGTATAGTTTTGGGGTGCACCGAAATACCACTTCTAATTAAGCAGGAAGACGTTGACGTGCCCGTTTTTGACACCACAACCATTCATGCAAAGTCTGCCGTTGAATTTGCGATGAGGTAG